CACGTGATCCTGTTCGAGATCCCGGTGCTGGCCATCGTCAACGAGGTGTACTTTCGCCACGCCAGCACCATGCCCAGCTTCACCCAGGCCCGCCAGCGGCTGCAGGACAAGATCGTGCAACTGCGCGGCGACGGCCTGGCCGAGCTCAAGATTGCCGACTACGGCACCCGCCGCCGCTATAGCAAGGCCTGGCACGAAGAGGTGTTGCGCACCCTGGTGGCGCAGCTAGGGTCTGGCTCCCAGGGGCAGTTTGCGGGCACCAGCAATGTCCTGTTTGCCATGCAACTGGGCCTGACCCCGCTGGGCACCATGGCCCACGAGTACCTGCAGGCCTGCCAGGCGCTGGGGCCGCGCCTGCGCGACAGCCAGGTGTTCGGTTTCGAGATGTGGGCCAAGGAGTACCGCGGCGATTTGGGCATCGCGCTGAGCGACGTGTACGGCATGGATGCCTTCTTGCGCGACTTCGACATGTACTTCTGCAAGCTCTTCGACGGCGCGCGCCACGACAGCGGCGACCCGTTCCAGTGGGGCGAACGCCTGCTGGCGCATTACAAGAAGAACCGTGTCGACCCGCTGACCAAGGTGCTGATCTTCAGCGATGGCCTCACCGTGCCGCGCACC
This sequence is a window from Rhodoferax sp. WC2427. Protein-coding genes within it:
- the pncB gene encoding nicotinate phosphoribosyltransferase, whose protein sequence is MIITSLLDTDLYKFTMMQVVLHHFPASQVQYRFKCRNPGVQLAPFVAEIQDEIRGLCRLGFSEAELGYLRSMRFIKSDFVDFLGLFRLNEKYITVTPLPNGEIDISIQGPWLHVILFEIPVLAIVNEVYFRHASTMPSFTQARQRLQDKIVQLRGDGLAELKIADYGTRRRYSKAWHEEVLRTLVAQLGSGSQGQFAGTSNVLFAMQLGLTPLGTMAHEYLQACQALGPRLRDSQVFGFEMWAKEYRGDLGIALSDVYGMDAFLRDFDMYFCKLFDGARHDSGDPFQWGERLLAHYKKNRVDPLTKVLIFSDGLTVPRTIALYQQFRGRCLLAFGIGTNLTNDMGDPPLHVPLQIVIKMIRCNGQPVAKLSDSPGKNMCEDEKYVGYLRQVFEIETAP